The following proteins are co-located in the Synechococcus sp. PROS-U-1 genome:
- a CDS encoding LdpA C-terminal domain-containing domain, with protein sequence MGTDDHISEGLTPDEALDQGRWVKLICGASNQDLPAIADLAAVFAAVGVHCVDVAADPAVARAARRGLDWAEAHTGHRPWLMVSLSDGMDAHFRKAWFDPHRCPTDCPRPCERICPAAAIPPGTGVDQQRCYGCGRCVPACPHGLIEERDHRLAPEQVISLLRSIQPDAVEIHTASGHDEGFSTLIQSLQQHKVPLRRLAVSSGLEGHGLKADQLAGLLWRRYSCLRQAGYRPLWQLDGRPMSGDVGAGTARAAVRLWRAMRGLAPPGPLQLAGGTNAATLDFLHPTERPAGIAFGGVARRLLMPVLDEAQTRGSALWQWPEGWDRALSLARPLVSPWLQRSC encoded by the coding sequence GTGGGAACCGATGACCACATATCTGAAGGCCTGACCCCTGACGAAGCCCTCGATCAGGGCCGCTGGGTCAAGCTGATCTGTGGAGCAAGCAACCAGGACTTGCCCGCAATCGCTGATCTGGCAGCTGTTTTTGCGGCTGTTGGTGTTCATTGCGTGGATGTGGCTGCCGATCCAGCGGTCGCGCGCGCAGCCCGTCGGGGCCTGGACTGGGCTGAGGCTCACACGGGCCACCGTCCTTGGCTGATGGTCAGCCTCAGTGACGGAATGGATGCTCACTTCCGCAAGGCCTGGTTCGATCCACACCGCTGTCCCACGGACTGTCCGCGTCCCTGCGAAAGGATTTGTCCGGCTGCAGCGATTCCGCCTGGTACGGGGGTCGACCAGCAGCGTTGCTACGGCTGTGGTCGTTGTGTACCGGCCTGCCCCCATGGCTTGATCGAGGAGCGCGACCACCGACTGGCACCTGAGCAGGTGATCTCCCTGCTGAGATCCATTCAGCCCGATGCTGTGGAGATTCACACAGCATCGGGGCATGACGAGGGCTTCTCGACGCTGATCCAAAGCCTTCAGCAGCACAAGGTTCCCTTGCGGCGCTTGGCCGTGAGCTCCGGTCTGGAGGGCCATGGCTTGAAGGCCGATCAGTTGGCTGGTTTGCTTTGGCGTCGCTATTCCTGCCTGCGGCAAGCCGGTTATCGACCCCTCTGGCAGTTGGATGGGCGTCCGATGAGCGGCGATGTGGGTGCTGGCACCGCGCGGGCTGCGGTTCGGCTTTGGCGTGCCATGCGTGGTTTGGCACCGCCGGGTCCGCTGCAGCTTGCCGGTGGAACCAACGCCGCAACGCTGGATTTCTTGCATCCGACGGAGCGGCCGGCTGGCATCGCCTTTGGTGGTGTGGCCCGTCGCTTGTTGATGCCTGTGCTGGATGAGGCGCAAACCCGTGGATCTGCCCTGTGGCAATGGCCCGAGGGTTGGGATCGCGCCCTCTCTCTCGCGCGTCCTTTGGTCTCGCCATGGCTGCAGCGCTCTTGCTAG
- the rplE gene encoding 50S ribosomal protein L5, with the protein MSLKKRYRETIQPKLKKDLSLKNIHEVPKVVKVTVNRGLGEAAANAKSLEASVNELAQITGQKVLVTRAKKAIAGFKIRQGMPIGCAVTLRGDRMYAFLERLINLALPRIRDFRGVSPKSFDGRGNYTLGVREQIIFPEISFDKIDAIRGMDITIVTTARSDEEGRALLREMGMPFQSN; encoded by the coding sequence ATGTCACTCAAGAAGCGCTACAGGGAGACCATTCAGCCCAAGCTGAAAAAGGATCTCTCCCTCAAGAACATCCATGAAGTCCCCAAGGTGGTGAAAGTCACCGTGAACCGGGGTCTCGGCGAAGCCGCCGCCAACGCCAAGTCTCTCGAGGCTTCGGTGAATGAGCTGGCGCAGATCACTGGCCAGAAGGTCCTTGTGACCCGTGCAAAGAAGGCCATCGCCGGCTTCAAGATTCGGCAGGGCATGCCGATCGGCTGTGCCGTCACCCTCCGTGGTGATCGGATGTACGCCTTCCTCGAGCGCCTGATCAACCTGGCGCTGCCTCGCATCCGCGACTTCCGCGGGGTCAGCCCCAAGAGTTTCGATGGGCGCGGCAACTACACCCTTGGGGTGCGCGAACAGATCATTTTCCCTGAGATCTCCTTCGACAAGATCGATGCAATCCGGGGCATGGACATCACCATCGTGACCACCGCCCGTTCGGACGAAGAGGGCCGGGCCCTCCTCCGCGAGATGGGAATGCCGTTCCAGAGCAACTGA
- the rplN gene encoding 50S ribosomal protein L14, with translation MIQQESYLTVADNSGAKRIQCIRVLGTNRRYAHVGDVIVAAVKDAAPNMGVKKSDVVKAVVVRTKATMRRETGNSIRFDDNAAVIINDDKNPKGTRVFGPVARELRERSFTKIVSLAPEVI, from the coding sequence GTGATCCAGCAGGAGTCTTATCTCACCGTTGCCGACAACAGTGGCGCGAAGCGCATCCAGTGCATTCGCGTCCTCGGTACCAACCGTCGCTATGCCCACGTGGGCGACGTGATTGTTGCTGCGGTCAAGGATGCCGCCCCCAACATGGGCGTCAAAAAATCCGACGTCGTCAAAGCTGTCGTGGTGCGCACCAAAGCCACCATGCGCCGTGAAACCGGCAACTCGATCCGGTTTGACGACAACGCCGCCGTGATTATCAACGACGACAAGAACCCGAAAGGCACCCGCGTCTTCGGACCGGTTGCCCGTGAGCTGCGCGAGCGCAGCTTCACCAAAATCGTGTCCCTCGCTCCGGAGGTGATCTGA
- the rplV gene encoding 50S ribosomal protein L22 produces MTSSTPTAPTAQAHGRFIRGSASKVRRVLDQIRGRTYRDALIMLEFMPYRSTGPITKVLRSAVANAEHNLGLDPSSLVIASASADMGPSMKRYRPRAQGRAFQIKKQTCHISIAVAAQTDS; encoded by the coding sequence ATGACATCGTCAACCCCAACGGCACCCACTGCCCAGGCTCACGGACGCTTCATCCGAGGCTCCGCTTCGAAGGTGCGCCGTGTGCTTGACCAGATCCGTGGCCGCACCTACCGCGACGCACTGATCATGCTCGAGTTCATGCCTTACCGCTCCACCGGACCCATCACCAAGGTGCTCCGGTCTGCGGTGGCCAACGCTGAGCACAATCTCGGTCTCGATCCCTCATCTCTGGTGATCGCGAGCGCGAGCGCTGACATGGGCCCCTCCATGAAGCGCTATCGCCCCCGCGCCCAAGGCCGGGCCTTCCAGATCAAGAAACAGACCTGCCACATCAGCATTGCTGTGGCGGCTCAGACCGATTCCTGA
- the rplP gene encoding 50S ribosomal protein L16, whose translation MLSPKRVKFRKQQRGRMRGVATRGNTIAFGQFALQAQECGWITSRQIEASRRAMTRYVKRGGKIWIRIFPDKPVTMRAAETRMGSGKGNPEFWVAVIKPGRILFEMGGDEITPEIAKEAMRLAQYKLPVKTKFIQLDEQEKPAGAKAPAASEAVTVES comes from the coding sequence ATGCTGAGTCCAAAACGCGTCAAATTCCGTAAGCAACAGCGAGGCCGCATGCGCGGCGTCGCCACCCGGGGCAACACCATTGCCTTCGGACAGTTCGCTCTGCAGGCACAGGAATGTGGCTGGATCACCTCGCGCCAGATCGAGGCCAGCCGTCGTGCCATGACCCGCTACGTCAAGCGTGGCGGAAAAATCTGGATCCGGATCTTCCCCGACAAGCCAGTCACCATGCGCGCTGCCGAAACCCGGATGGGTTCCGGTAAGGGCAACCCAGAATTCTGGGTGGCGGTGATCAAGCCTGGCCGGATCCTGTTTGAGATGGGCGGTGATGAAATCACCCCCGAAATCGCCAAGGAAGCCATGCGCCTCGCGCAATACAAGCTTCCCGTGAAGACCAAGTTCATCCAGCTGGATGAGCAGGAGAAGCCAGCTGGTGCCAAGGCCCCGGCAGCTTCTGAAGCCGTCACCGTGGAGTCCTGA
- the rpmC gene encoding 50S ribosomal protein L29 has product MARPNAADVRSLSDSDITEQIDGLRRELFQLRFQQATRQLANTHRFKEVRIKLAQLLTVQSERQRSTAS; this is encoded by the coding sequence ATGGCCCGTCCCAACGCCGCCGATGTGCGCAGCCTGTCCGATTCGGACATCACCGAGCAGATCGATGGCCTTCGCCGCGAACTGTTCCAACTCCGTTTCCAGCAGGCCACGCGCCAGCTCGCCAACACGCACCGTTTCAAAGAGGTCCGCATCAAGCTGGCCCAGCTGCTGACGGTGCAGTCGGAGCGCCAGCGCTCCACCGCCTCCTGA
- the rpsQ gene encoding 30S ribosomal protein S17 produces the protein MAVKERVGTVVSDKMEKTVVVAVESRFPHPIYQKTVSRTTRYKAHDEDNTCRVGDRVRITETRPMSRQKRWSIAEVLSHSPKAAAEEATKAEAQEAKQ, from the coding sequence ATGGCAGTCAAGGAAAGGGTCGGCACCGTCGTCAGCGACAAGATGGAGAAAACGGTGGTGGTCGCGGTGGAAAGCCGCTTCCCTCACCCCATCTATCAAAAGACGGTCAGCCGTACCACTCGTTACAAGGCTCACGACGAAGACAACACCTGTCGCGTCGGAGACCGCGTTCGCATCACTGAAACCCGTCCGATGAGCCGCCAGAAGCGGTGGTCCATCGCGGAGGTTCTCAGCCACAGCCCCAAGGCTGCAGCAGAGGAAGCCACCAAGGCTGAAGCTCAGGAGGCGAAGCAGTGA
- the rpsS gene encoding 30S ribosomal protein S19, whose protein sequence is MGRSLKKGPFIADSLLRKVEKQNDNDDKSVIKTWSRASTILPMMIGHTIAVHNGRTHVPVFITEQMVGHKLGEFAPTRTFKGHIRDKKGGR, encoded by the coding sequence ATGGGACGTTCACTCAAAAAAGGTCCGTTCATTGCCGACAGCCTGCTTCGCAAGGTTGAAAAGCAGAACGACAACGACGACAAGTCTGTGATCAAGACCTGGTCACGGGCCTCCACGATCCTGCCGATGATGATCGGCCACACGATCGCGGTACACAACGGCCGCACCCATGTGCCGGTGTTTATCACCGAGCAAATGGTCGGTCACAAGCTGGGGGAGTTCGCTCCCACCCGCACCTTCAAGGGCCACATCAGAGACAAGAAAGGAGGCCGCTAA
- a CDS encoding NAD(P)H-quinone oxidoreductase subunit N: MPLLLTGQAFRRDLEANGCLAVQAPLEGGAETRLLRRLRGAGYSTRMTSARGLGDPEVFLTQKHGIRPPHLGHQSVGRGAAVGEVQEVAPQLGDLFEGDAPVALWLLEGQVLSRSELLSLCDLCKREPRLRIIVEMGGARSLKWEPMTTYLKA, encoded by the coding sequence ATGCCTCTGCTTCTCACCGGTCAGGCATTTCGCCGTGATCTCGAAGCCAATGGCTGCCTGGCGGTACAGGCTCCGCTCGAAGGCGGTGCAGAAACCCGCCTATTAAGACGTCTGCGCGGTGCCGGCTACAGCACCCGTATGACATCAGCGCGGGGGCTCGGTGATCCGGAGGTGTTCCTCACCCAGAAGCACGGCATCCGTCCTCCCCATCTCGGCCATCAAAGCGTTGGTCGTGGCGCTGCTGTGGGAGAAGTGCAGGAGGTGGCTCCCCAGCTGGGTGATCTGTTTGAGGGGGATGCTCCTGTGGCTCTCTGGCTCCTGGAAGGCCAGGTGCTGTCGCGTTCAGAACTACTTTCGCTCTGCGATCTGTGCAAGCGCGAACCCCGTTTACGCATCATCGTGGAGATGGGTGGTGCTCGCAGCCTGAAGTGGGAACCGATGACCACATATCTGAAGGCCTGA
- the rplX gene encoding 50S ribosomal protein L24, whose protein sequence is MATATTKAKATERMKMRIRKGDTVQVIAGKDKGKTGAVLRTLPNENRVVVEGVNMRTRHEKPTQEGETGRIVTEEASLHASNVMLYSTNKKVASRVEIVVEKDGTKKRRLKKTGEVLD, encoded by the coding sequence ATGGCGACTGCAACCACTAAGGCCAAGGCCACCGAGCGCATGAAGATGCGCATCCGCAAAGGCGACACCGTTCAGGTGATTGCCGGCAAGGACAAAGGCAAGACAGGTGCTGTTCTGCGCACCTTGCCCAACGAGAACCGTGTCGTCGTGGAGGGCGTGAACATGCGCACCCGCCACGAAAAGCCCACCCAGGAGGGCGAGACCGGCCGCATTGTCACGGAGGAAGCATCCCTGCATGCCTCCAACGTGATGCTGTACTCCACCAACAAAAAGGTGGCAAGCCGCGTTGAAATCGTCGTCGAGAAAGACGGCACCAAAAAACGCCGGCTGAAGAAAACCGGTGAAGTCCTCGACTGA
- the rplD gene encoding 50S ribosomal protein L4: MASCVVRDWQGKEAGKATLDLKVAKETTAVDLMHRAVLRQQAHARQGTASTLTRSEVRGGGRKPYKQKGTGRARQGSIRTPLKPGGGIIFGPKPRTYNLAMNRKERRLALRTALMARIDDVTVVKDFGAALEAPKTREITDALGRLGVATGSKVLIVLTNPSDVVRRSVRNLEKVKLISADQLNVFDLLHANALVLGEEALATIQEVYGDD; this comes from the coding sequence ATGGCCAGTTGTGTCGTTCGTGATTGGCAGGGCAAGGAAGCCGGCAAGGCAACCCTGGACCTGAAGGTGGCCAAAGAGACCACCGCCGTTGATCTCATGCATCGGGCTGTTCTGCGTCAGCAGGCCCATGCACGCCAAGGAACTGCCAGCACCCTCACCCGTTCAGAAGTGCGCGGTGGTGGTCGCAAGCCCTACAAGCAGAAAGGAACTGGTCGGGCCCGTCAGGGATCCATCCGGACTCCCCTGAAACCCGGCGGCGGCATCATCTTTGGACCCAAGCCCCGCACCTACAACCTTGCGATGAACCGCAAGGAGCGTCGTCTGGCCCTGCGCACTGCGCTGATGGCCCGTATTGACGATGTCACCGTCGTGAAGGATTTCGGTGCTGCACTTGAGGCCCCCAAGACCCGTGAGATCACGGATGCTCTGGGACGCCTCGGTGTTGCTACCGGCTCCAAGGTGCTCATCGTTCTGACGAACCCCTCCGATGTTGTTCGCCGTTCCGTGCGCAACCTGGAGAAAGTCAAGTTGATCTCCGCAGATCAGCTGAACGTCTTCGACCTGCTCCACGCCAATGCTCTGGTGCTGGGCGAGGAAGCTCTCGCAACCATCCAGGAGGTCTACGGCGATGACTGA
- a CDS encoding AAA family ATPase: MGTQRVTDDLDRLLELLPDGVQKQLQPEEARQQLLEVVLDLGRVPEARYPGRALALGSTPLSREDLAAVVARIGQFGGDNRAGIERTLHRISAIRNRQGEVVGLTCRVGRAVFGTVAMVRDLLDGGQSLLLMGRPGVGKTTALREIARVLADELERRVVVIDTSNEIAGDGDIPHPAIGRARRMQVARPELQHQTMIEAVENHMPEVIVIDEIGTELEAQAARTIAERGVVLVATAHGNALANLIKNPTLSDLVGGIQAVTLGDEEARRRRSQKTVLERAADPTFPVAIEMHSRHRWAVHTDVAATVDQLLRGLQPRVQERELTPEGGVQLVDPPQSSGLLTPPSPRPAAERLASVPVPQASAAEVLSPPEATAELLQVLCCGITPRLVDETIRSHGWTARVVDDLSEADVVLSIRLGLSRQPSLRRQAQDLGIPILVIKSDTLPQVTRAMARLLSRRASETATDAISPDRSSKDDEFAALEECRLAVEQVVMPQGRPVELLPRTERVLRMQADLVSRYQLRSDVFGQAEQSRLRVFPR, translated from the coding sequence ATGGGCACGCAACGGGTCACCGACGATCTGGATCGCCTTCTCGAGCTTCTGCCGGATGGCGTGCAGAAGCAGTTGCAGCCTGAGGAGGCCCGCCAGCAGTTGCTCGAGGTGGTGCTCGATCTCGGTCGGGTTCCGGAAGCGCGCTATCCAGGCCGTGCCCTGGCGCTGGGTTCCACGCCCTTGTCTCGGGAGGATCTGGCGGCCGTGGTGGCCAGAATTGGTCAGTTCGGTGGCGATAACCGGGCGGGAATCGAACGAACGCTTCACCGGATCAGCGCGATCCGCAACCGTCAGGGCGAGGTGGTCGGTCTGACCTGCCGGGTGGGTCGAGCCGTGTTCGGCACCGTTGCCATGGTGCGGGACCTCCTGGATGGAGGGCAGTCCCTGCTGTTGATGGGGCGCCCGGGTGTGGGCAAGACAACGGCGTTGCGCGAGATCGCTCGGGTTCTTGCGGATGAGCTGGAGCGGCGCGTTGTTGTGATCGACACGAGCAATGAGATCGCCGGTGATGGCGACATCCCGCACCCCGCAATCGGTCGGGCTCGCCGCATGCAGGTCGCCAGGCCTGAGCTGCAGCACCAAACCATGATCGAGGCGGTGGAAAACCACATGCCCGAAGTCATCGTGATCGATGAGATCGGCACGGAGCTGGAGGCGCAGGCCGCGCGCACCATTGCTGAACGTGGCGTGGTGCTTGTCGCCACAGCCCACGGCAATGCTCTGGCAAACCTGATCAAGAACCCCACCCTCAGCGATCTGGTGGGAGGGATTCAGGCGGTCACCCTTGGGGATGAGGAGGCCCGGCGGCGGCGCAGTCAGAAGACGGTGCTGGAGCGCGCGGCGGATCCAACCTTTCCGGTTGCAATTGAAATGCACAGTCGACACCGCTGGGCCGTGCACACAGATGTTGCTGCCACGGTGGACCAGTTGCTCAGGGGCCTGCAGCCCCGAGTTCAGGAGCGCGAGCTGACGCCTGAGGGGGGCGTTCAGCTTGTCGATCCCCCGCAGTCGTCGGGTTTGCTAACCCCTCCCTCTCCTCGACCGGCAGCTGAACGGCTTGCGTCAGTTCCTGTCCCTCAGGCCAGTGCTGCCGAGGTGCTTTCTCCACCGGAGGCCACCGCCGAGCTTCTGCAGGTTCTCTGTTGTGGCATTACCCCCCGACTTGTTGACGAAACCATTCGTTCTCACGGTTGGACTGCGCGGGTGGTGGATGATTTGAGTGAGGCGGATGTTGTTTTGAGCATTCGGCTGGGACTCAGCCGTCAACCATCGCTGCGACGTCAGGCCCAGGATCTCGGCATTCCCATCCTGGTGATCAAATCCGACACCTTGCCCCAGGTGACCCGTGCCATGGCTCGCCTCTTGAGTCGTCGTGCAAGTGAAACGGCTACGGATGCCATTTCCCCTGATCGGTCGTCAAAGGACGATGAATTTGCCGCTCTTGAGGAATGCCGGCTTGCGGTGGAACAAGTGGTGATGCCGCAAGGCAGGCCCGTGGAGTTGTTGCCGCGAACGGAACGCGTGCTGCGCATGCAGGCGGATCTTGTCAGTCGTTACCAACTGCGTAGTGATGTCT
- the rplC gene encoding 50S ribosomal protein L3, producing MSIGILGKKLGMSQFFDEQGRAVPVTLIEAGPCRITQLKNDDTDGYSAVQIGFGETREKLINKPAQGHLNKSGEGLLRHLREYRVESVEGLELGGAITVGDFEAGQKVDVSGDTVGRGFAGYQKRHGFSRGPMTHGSKNHREPGSTGAGTTPGRIYPGKRMAGRYGGKKITTRGLTILKVDSEHNLLVVKGSVPGKPGALLNIRPALRVGAKPAKGGK from the coding sequence ATGTCCATCGGCATCCTCGGGAAGAAGCTGGGTATGTCCCAGTTCTTCGACGAGCAGGGCAGAGCTGTTCCGGTCACCTTGATCGAAGCAGGCCCCTGCCGCATCACCCAACTCAAAAACGACGACACTGACGGTTATTCCGCAGTGCAGATCGGCTTTGGCGAAACCCGCGAGAAGCTGATCAACAAGCCCGCCCAGGGTCACCTGAACAAATCCGGTGAGGGCCTTCTGCGTCATCTGCGCGAATACCGCGTCGAAAGCGTTGAAGGGCTCGAACTTGGTGGAGCCATCACCGTCGGCGATTTCGAAGCCGGCCAGAAGGTGGACGTCAGCGGTGACACCGTCGGCCGCGGCTTCGCTGGTTACCAGAAGCGCCACGGTTTCAGCCGGGGTCCGATGACCCACGGTTCGAAGAACCACCGCGAGCCCGGTTCGACCGGTGCCGGTACGACCCCGGGCCGCATCTATCCCGGCAAGCGGATGGCCGGTCGCTACGGCGGCAAGAAAATCACCACCCGCGGTCTGACCATCCTCAAGGTGGACAGCGAGCACAACCTGCTGGTGGTGAAGGGATCCGTGCCCGGCAAGCCTGGTGCGCTGCTCAACATCCGCCCGGCCTTGCGCGTGGGCGCCAAGCCCGCCAAAGGAGGTAAGTGA
- a CDS encoding 50S ribosomal protein L23, producing MTERFQGRLADVIRRPLITEKATRALEINQYTFEVDHRAAKPDIKAAIEQLFDVKVTGISTMNPPRRSRRMGRFAGKRAQVKKAVVRLAEGNSIQLFPES from the coding sequence ATGACTGAACGTTTCCAAGGACGCCTGGCGGATGTGATCCGTCGTCCCCTGATCACCGAGAAGGCCACCCGTGCCCTCGAGATCAACCAGTACACCTTCGAGGTAGACCACCGCGCCGCGAAGCCCGACATCAAGGCCGCTATTGAGCAGCTCTTCGATGTAAAGGTCACCGGCATCAGCACCATGAACCCCCCGCGACGTTCCCGTCGCATGGGGCGCTTCGCCGGCAAACGTGCCCAAGTGAAGAAAGCCGTGGTGCGCCTGGCGGAGGGCAACTCGATCCAACTCTTCCCTGAGTCCTGA
- the rpsC gene encoding 30S ribosomal protein S3 — MGHKINPTGLRLGITQEHRSRWYASSKSYPALLQEDDRIRKFIHKKYGSAGISDVLIARKADQLEVELKTARPGVLVGRQGSGIEELRSGIQKTVGDSSRQVRINVVEVERVDGDAFLLAEYIAQQLEKRVAFRRTIRMAVQRAQRAGVLGLKIQVSGRLNGAEIARTEWTREGRVPLHTLRADIDYATKVASTTYGVLGIKVWVFKGEVLSEQAQPMPVGAAPRRRASRRPQQFEDRSNEG; from the coding sequence ATGGGACACAAAATCAACCCAACCGGTCTGCGCCTGGGGATCACCCAGGAACACCGGTCACGCTGGTACGCCTCCAGCAAGAGTTATCCGGCCCTCCTTCAAGAGGATGACCGGATTCGCAAGTTCATCCACAAGAAATACGGCTCGGCAGGCATCAGCGATGTGCTGATTGCCCGCAAGGCCGATCAATTGGAAGTTGAACTCAAGACCGCACGCCCCGGTGTGCTGGTCGGCCGTCAAGGCAGCGGTATCGAAGAACTTCGCTCCGGCATTCAGAAGACTGTCGGCGACTCCAGTCGTCAGGTGCGGATCAATGTTGTCGAGGTCGAACGCGTCGACGGCGATGCCTTTCTTCTGGCCGAGTACATCGCCCAGCAGCTGGAAAAGCGTGTGGCATTCCGCCGCACCATCCGCATGGCTGTGCAGCGCGCCCAGCGTGCCGGTGTCCTGGGTCTCAAGATCCAGGTCTCCGGTCGCCTGAACGGTGCTGAGATTGCTCGGACGGAGTGGACCCGTGAGGGTCGAGTGCCCCTGCACACCCTGCGTGCCGACATCGACTACGCCACCAAAGTGGCTAGCACGACCTACGGCGTGCTTGGCATCAAGGTGTGGGTGTTCAAGGGCGAGGTGCTGAGCGAACAGGCTCAGCCAATGCCGGTGGGTGCTGCCCCCCGGCGCCGGGCCAGCCGTCGGCCCCAACAGTTCGAAGACCGCTCCAACGAGGGTTGA
- the rplB gene encoding 50S ribosomal protein L2: MAIRNFRPYTPGTRTRVVTDFSEITSRKPERTLVVAKHRRKGRNNRGVITCRHRGGGHKRLYRVVDFRRNKHGVTAKVAAIHYDPHRNARLALLFYADGEKRYILAPAGVQVGQTVVSGPDAPIENGNAMPLSSVPLGSAVHCVELYAGRGGQMVRTAGASAQVMAKEGEYVALKLPSTEVRLVRRECYATLGEVGNSEMRNTSLGKAGRRRWLGRRPQVRGSVMNPCDHPHGGGEGRAPIGRSGPVTPWGKPALGLKTRKRNKPSNQYVLRKRRKTSKRSRGGRDS; this comes from the coding sequence ATGGCAATCCGTAATTTCCGCCCCTACACCCCCGGTACCCGCACCCGGGTGGTCACTGATTTCAGTGAGATCACCAGCCGCAAGCCGGAGCGGACCCTGGTGGTGGCTAAACACCGCCGCAAGGGCCGCAACAACCGCGGTGTGATCACCTGCCGCCACCGTGGTGGCGGCCACAAGCGCCTCTACCGCGTGGTGGATTTCCGTCGCAACAAGCACGGTGTCACCGCCAAGGTGGCCGCAATTCACTACGACCCGCACCGCAACGCGCGTCTGGCACTGCTCTTCTACGCCGATGGCGAGAAGCGCTACATCCTGGCTCCCGCAGGAGTTCAGGTGGGCCAGACCGTGGTCTCCGGCCCTGATGCCCCGATCGAAAACGGCAACGCCATGCCGTTGTCCTCGGTGCCTCTCGGTTCGGCTGTTCACTGTGTTGAGCTCTACGCCGGTCGTGGCGGCCAGATGGTCCGTACCGCCGGTGCCAGTGCCCAGGTGATGGCCAAAGAAGGTGAATACGTCGCCCTGAAGCTGCCCTCCACCGAGGTCCGCCTGGTTCGACGCGAGTGCTACGCCACCCTCGGCGAAGTCGGCAACTCCGAGATGCGCAACACCAGCCTGGGTAAGGCCGGTCGTCGCCGCTGGCTGGGTCGTCGTCCTCAAGTTCGAGGCAGTGTGATGAACCCCTGCGATCACCCCCACGGTGGTGGTGAGGGTCGTGCACCGATCGGCCGCTCCGGCCCGGTGACCCCTTGGGGCAAACCCGCCCTCGGTCTCAAGACCCGCAAGCGGAACAAACCCAGCAACCAATACGTGCTCCGGAAGCGTCGCAAGACCTCCAAGCGGAGCCGTGGCGGACGCGATTCCTGA